In a single window of the Leisingera daeponensis DSM 23529 genome:
- the trmD gene encoding tRNA (guanosine(37)-N1)-methyltransferase TrmD: protein MTAPSKSHGRKAIRPTLKPRELMTPTPDLAGVWKAKIITLFPSAFPGVLGESLTGKALQEGLWQLETVDLRGFGIGKHRNVDDTPAGGGAGMVLRADVLGEAIEHTMADTRGNWPLVYLSPRGRRMDQQMMQNFARCDGITLLCGRFEGVDERVLEHYGIQEVSLGDFVMTGGELAAQALIDATVRLIPGVLGNQASTEEESFSSGLLEHPQYTRPAEWKGREIPEVLMSGHHGRIAEWRREISEEITRTRRPDLWEAYCRKTQKDG, encoded by the coding sequence ATGACTGCACCAAGCAAATCTCATGGCCGCAAAGCCATCCGCCCGACCCTGAAGCCGCGCGAGCTGATGACGCCGACGCCGGATTTGGCGGGGGTGTGGAAAGCCAAGATCATCACGCTGTTCCCTTCGGCCTTTCCAGGCGTTCTGGGTGAAAGCCTGACCGGCAAGGCGCTGCAGGAGGGCCTGTGGCAGCTGGAAACCGTCGACCTGCGCGGCTTCGGTATCGGCAAGCACCGCAACGTGGATGACACGCCCGCCGGCGGCGGCGCCGGAATGGTGCTCAGAGCCGACGTGCTGGGCGAGGCGATCGAGCACACGATGGCGGACACCCGGGGCAACTGGCCGCTGGTCTACCTGTCCCCGCGCGGGCGGCGGATGGACCAGCAGATGATGCAGAACTTTGCCCGGTGCGACGGCATCACCCTGCTCTGCGGCCGTTTTGAAGGCGTCGACGAGCGCGTGCTGGAGCACTACGGCATCCAGGAAGTCTCCCTGGGCGATTTTGTCATGACCGGCGGCGAACTGGCCGCCCAGGCGCTGATCGACGCCACCGTGCGGCTGATCCCCGGGGTGCTGGGAAACCAGGCCTCCACCGAGGAGGAGAGCTTCTCCTCCGGCCTGCTGGAACATCCGCAATACACCCGCCCCGCCGAATGGAAGGGCCGGGAGATACCGGAAGTTCTGATGTCCGGCCACCATGGCCGGATTGCCGAATGGCGGCGTGAAATAAGCGAAGAGATCACCAGAACCCGCCGCCCGGATCTGTGGGAGGCCTATTGCCGCAAGACCCAAAAAGACGGCTGA